Genomic DNA from Jejubacter calystegiae:
CGCCAGGCGCAGCAGGTGGCGATCGTGGCGGTAGGGGATGTCGCTGGCCTCCAGCGGCTCCTCAATGATAGTCCGGTCGCCGCAGCCCTGGGTGCTGACGCCGGGGCGCGCCACCACCGCATCTACAAAGTGTTTCCCCACGTGGCGCTCCATGAGCGCCAGCCGTTGACCCAGATCCAGATCGGCGGCGGGACTGTGTTCCGCGCCCAGGTTATCGATAAACACCACCGGTGCCGGGGTTCGGCGCAGAGCCTGGGCCATATCTTCAAGCAGCAGAATGGGCATCAGGCTGGTATAGAAGCTGCCGGGCCCCATAATGATCAGATCGGCGTCGGCAATGGCCTGCAGGGCTTCGCGGGTGGTCTGGCCCTTTGGCGATAGCATCAAATCCGCCGGAGGCGCGCTGAGCTGGTCGATATCCACCTCGCCATATACCAGATTACCATCGCTGTCGGTAGCGGCCAGATCCAGCGGCTGTTCGGACATGGGGATCAGAAAAGCATCGACCTTGAGCAGGTTGCGAATCAGGTTAATGGCTTCCAGCGGCCGCACGCTCAGGTGATCCAGCGCCTTTAACATCAAATTTCCGAGATTATGGCCCGAAAGCTCGCCATTACCGCCAAAACGATACTCAAACATCGCCGATGCCACGCTGGGCTCGGTAATTAACTGGTTCAGGCAGTTGCGCGTATCACCCCAGGCGATACCGCCTTCGGAGCGGCGGATACGGCCTGTGGAGCCGCCGTTATCGGTGGTGGT
This window encodes:
- the yvcK gene encoding uridine diphosphate-N-acetylglucosamine-binding protein YvcK, with the protein product MRSRTFADLDRVVALGGGHGLGRVMSALSSLGSRLTGIVTTTDNGGSTGRIRRSEGGIAWGDTRNCLNQLITEPSVASAMFEYRFGGNGELSGHNLGNLMLKALDHLSVRPLEAINLIRNLLKVDAFLIPMSEQPLDLAATDSDGNLVYGEVDIDQLSAPPADLMLSPKGQTTREALQAIADADLIIMGPGSFYTSLMPILLLEDMAQALRRTPAPVVFIDNLGAEHSPAADLDLGQRLALMERHVGKHFVDAVVARPGVSTQGCGDRTIIEEPLEASDIPYRHDRHLLRLALEKALQALG